In Erigeron canadensis isolate Cc75 chromosome 1, C_canadensis_v1, whole genome shotgun sequence, a single window of DNA contains:
- the LOC122578637 gene encoding D-galacturonate reductase-like gives MVRIPETTISSCDGRRPIPLIGMGTVGNYDEVKAAVIEAIKIGYRHFDTASIYGTEKPLGEAIAEALRLGLIKSRAEVFITTKLWCNSTQRHLVLPAMKQSLRNLGLEYVDLYLIHWPITLKQEEFKIPIPKECIAPINIREVWEEMEKCQNLGLTKSIGVSNFSPRRIEEILSFAKIPPAVNQVEMNPLWQQKKLNEFCKKNDILITGFSPLGAYGSHWGHNRVMECDVLKEISKSRGKTIAQITLRWIFEQGVSVVVKSFNPERMKQNIDIFDWSLTEDELKKISQIPQQKLNYFGSLLSGPNDVVAEIDAELSFQ, from the exons ATGGTAAGAATTCCGGAGACAACAATAAGCTCTTGTGATGGTCGACGACCCATTCCGTTGATCGGTATGGGCACAGTTGGAAACTATGATGAGGTAAAGGCTGCGGTTATTGAAGCCATCAAAATTGGTTATCGCCACTTTGACACAGCTTCAATCTACGGAACCGAGAAGCCACTCGGGGAAGCCATCGCCGAGGCCTTGCGACTCGGTCTGATCAAGTCGCGGGCTGAGGTTTTTATTACGACCAAGCTTTGGTGTAACTCTACTCAGCGCCACCTTGTCCTACCAGCTATGAAGCAAAGTCTTCG TAATTTGGGGCTCGAGTATGTAGATCTGTATCTAATACATTGGCCAATAACGCTTAAACAAGAAGAGTTCAAAATCCCGATCCCAAAAGAGTGCATAGCCCCTATCAATATCAGAGAGGTGTGGGAAGAAATGGAGAAATGTCAAAACCTTGGACTCACCAAGTCCATAGGTGTTAGCAATTTTTCACCTAGAAGAATCGAAGAAATCCTATCGTTTGCTAAAATTCCCCCGGCAGTCAACCAG GTCGAAATGAACCCACTCTGGCAACAAAAAAAGCTCAACGAGTTTTGTAAGAAAAATGACATCCTTATCACTGGATTCTCCCCTTTAGGTGCATATGGCTCTCATTGGGGACACAATCGTGTGATGGAATGTGATGTTCTTAAAGAAATTTCAAAATCGAGAGGGAAGACAATAGCACAG ATTACCTTAAGATGGATATTTGAGCAAGGTGTGAGTGTTGTGGTGAAAAGTTTTAACCCAGAGAGGATGAAGCAAAACATCgatatatttgattggtcaTTGACGGAAGATGAGTTGAAGAAAATTAGCCAAATCCCCCAACAGAAACTCAACTATTTTGGGTCTTTGCTGAGTGGGCCTAATGATGTAGTGGCCGAGATTGACGCTGAACTTTCATTTCAATGa